A DNA window from Xyrauchen texanus isolate HMW12.3.18 chromosome 6, RBS_HiC_50CHRs, whole genome shotgun sequence contains the following coding sequences:
- the LOC127644552 gene encoding gastrula zinc finger protein XlCGF57.1-like, which yields MEIEDMSDPEPCRMTNEDTEELRNLMEVEEESQKCYEVDVKTQYQKPDEFITEEKMFSCSKIEKNVSQRKSQKTRAKKSLTCTRCGKSFTRKDTLNNHMRIHSAEKPFTCLQCGKSFTCKGSLNIHMRIHSGEKPFTCLQCGTSFAHKTSLNIHMRIHTGETLTCLQCGKSFTQKGHLKGHMRIHTGESPFTCLQCGKSFTRNEHLQRHTQIHTGEKPFTCHLCENSFAREEHLKNHMRIHTGEKPFMCFQCGKSFTQAANLQIHQRTHSQHQRVHTGEKPYKCSHCEKSFSHSGTLKKHGRVHTGEKPYKCSHCEKSFSQSGNLKTHEQVHTGEKPYKCSHCEKSFTQLGHMKSHKRGHTGEKPYKCSHCEKSFTHSRSLQDHQRIHTGEKPYKCSQCGKSFTQLGHMKSHKRGHTGEKPYKCSHCGKSFSRSGILKKHENVHTA from the exons ATGGAGATTGAAGACATGAGTGATCCTGAACCATGTAGAATGACaaatgaagatactgaggaactaAGAA ACCTGATGGAAGTGGAAGAAGAAAGTCAAAAATGTTATGAAGTGGATGTGAAAACTCAGTATCAGAAACCAGATGAATTCATAACTGAAGAAAAAATGTTCAGTTGCTCAAAGATTGAGAAGAATGTATCAcaaagaaaatcacaaaaaacaagAGCCAAGAAATCTTTAACCTGCACtcggtgtggaaagagtttcacaagaAAAGATACTCTGAAcaatcacatgagaattcactctgcagagaagcctttcacatgcctccaatgtggaaagagttttacatgTAAAGGAAGCCTTAAcattcacatgagaattcactctggagagaagcctttcacatgcctccAATGTGGAACGAGTTTTGCACATAAAACAAGCCTTAAcattcacatgagaattcacaccggagagaCCTTGACATGccttcaatgtggaaagagttttacacaaAAAGGACACCTTAAAGGTCACATGaggattcacactggagaaagcCCTTTCACATGTCTTCAGTGTGGTAAGAGTTTTACACGTAATGAGCACCTTCAGAGGCACACgcaaattcacactggagagaagccattcaCATGCCATCTGTGTGAGAATAGTTTCGCTCGTGAAGAACATCTTAAGAATCACATGaggattcacactggagagaagcctttcatgtgttttcagtgtggaaagagttttacacagGCAGCCAATCTCCAAATTCACCAGCGCACTCATTCACAACACCAAAGagtccatactggagaaaaaccttacaagtgttcacattgtgaaaagagtttcagtcACTCAGGAACCCTGAAAAAACATGGAAGAgtgcatactggagaaaaaccttacaagtgttcacattgtGAAAAGAGTTTTAGTCAGTCaggaaacctgaaaacacatgaacaagtgcatactggagaaaaaccttacaagtgttcacattgtgaaaagagtttcactcagttagGACACATGAAATCACACAAAAGGGggcacactggagaaaaaccttacaagtgttcacattgtgaaaagagtttcactcattcaAGAAGCTTGCAAGATCACCAaagaatccacactggagaaaaaccttacaagtgttcacaatgtggaaagagtttcactcagttagGACACATGAAATCACACAAAAGGGggcacactggagaaaaaccttacaagtgttcacattgtggaaagagtttcagtcgCTCAGGAATCCTGAAAAAACACGAAAATGTGCACACTGCATAA